The following proteins are co-located in the Phragmites australis chromosome 10, lpPhrAust1.1, whole genome shotgun sequence genome:
- the LOC133930707 gene encoding uncharacterized protein LOC133930707, with protein sequence MDYSSGSYFSSWPGNSASESYSLTDGSVESSAGKGSMPPSSYFMAARSDHNFKFGEHEKDCTTLTNGLSYAGQADLFPGQIVSDDKLPESLLELQRLQSNSNLQSNLVAPGVLQHNSTPGGFHTQLDTPGLSELPHALSSSIDSNGSEISAFLADVHAVSSAPNFCSTFQNASPFMEPVNLEAFSFQGAQNDAIFNKTSHPNGNISVFDNAALASLHDSKEFISGRLPSFSTVQGTNLAAGGCKTQKQEQTAMCNVPIPTFVARNQMSVTATQGALIPPKMPSCINENKSECPVSHPSDVQTQENSANGNGVGVKPRVRARRGQATDPHSIAERLRREKISDRMKNLQDLVPNSNKADKASMLDEIIDYVKFLQLQVKVLSMSRLGGPGAVLPLLTDSQTKDLGGQPLSAPTTAQGLPDVQDLEDTISFEQEVVKLMETSITSAMQYLQNKGLCLMPVALASAVSNQKGMAAAAIPPER encoded by the exons ATGGATTACTCTTCTGGTTCCTACTTCTCATCATGGCCTGGCAATTCTGCTTCTGAGAGCTATAGTCTTACTGATGGTTCAGTGGAATCATCTGCAGGAAAAGGAAGCATGCCACCCTCAAGCTATTTCATGGCAGCTAGATCAGATCACAATTTTAAATTCGGTGAGCATGAAAAGGACTGCACTACGCTTACAAACGGCTTGTCATATGCTGGCCAGGCCGATCTATTTCCTGGTCAGATTGTATCTGATGATAAGCTTCCTGAAAGTCTTCTGGAGCTTCAACGACTGCAGAGCAACAGCAATCTGCAGAGTAATTTAGTGGCCCCAGGGGTGCTTCAGCACAATTCAACACCTGGAGGATTTCATACACAGTTGGATACTCCTGGTCTTTCAGAACTGCCGCATGCCTTGTCTAGTTCAATTGATAGTAACGGCAGTGAAATTTCTGCTTTTCTTGCTGATGTGCATGCTGTTTCTTCAGCCCCAAATTTTTGTTCCACATTCCAAAATGCTTCTCCATTCATGGAACCAGTGAATCTAGAAGCTTTCAGTTTTCAAGGGGCACAAAATGATGCTATTTTTAACAAAACAAGCCATCCCAATGGGAACATCTCAGTATTTGACAATGCTGCCTTGGCATCACTACAT GATAGCAAAGAGTTTATAAGTGGTAGGCTCCCCTCGTTTTCTACTGTCCAGGGAACAAACCTAGCTGCCGGTGGTTGCAAGACTCAGAAGcag GAGCAAACTGCAATGTGCAATGTTCCTATCCCTACTTTCGTTGCTCGTAACCAGATGTCAGTTACTGCAACACAAGGAGCGCTGATTCCTCCAAAG ATGCCATCGTGCATCAATGAAAATAAAAGCGAGTGTCCTGTTAGCCACCCTTCTGATGTACAAACCCAAGAAAATTCCGCTAATGGAAATGGTGTCGGCGTGAAGCCACGAGTAAGGGCTCGTCGTGGACAGGCAACTGATCCTCATAGTATTGCTGAACGG CTTCGCAGAGAGAAAATTTCAGATAGGATGAAAAATCTGCAAGACCTTGTCCCAAATTCCAATAAG GCAGACAAGGCATCGATGCTGGATGAAATAATTGATTATGTGAAATTTCTTCAGCTTCAGGTTAAG GTTTTGAGCATGAGTAGGCTAGGAGGTCCTGGAGCAGTTCTTCCCCTTCTCACAGATTCTCAAACCAAG GACCTTGGAGGTCAACCTCTGTCAGCTCCAACCACTGCACAAGGACTGCCGGATGTACAAGACTTGGAAGATACCATCTCCTTTGAGCAAGAGGTTGTGAAGCTGATGGAAACAAGTATCACGAGTGCAATGCAGTACCTTCAGAACAAAGGCCTCTGCCTGATGCCAGTTGCTCTTGCTTCAGCCGTATCCAACCAGAAAGGCATGGCTGCAGCTGCAATCCCTCCTGAAAGGTGA